In Gambusia affinis linkage group LG06, SWU_Gaff_1.0, whole genome shotgun sequence, one DNA window encodes the following:
- the LOC122832732 gene encoding calpain small subunit 1-like, with product MFLTKSLIGGITNIVSNINPSQFRPSDPPPPRRPLNYGEAHENDEEKQFRKVFQQLAGDDMEVSPTELKDILNRVISRHSNLKTDGFSIESCRSMVAVMDNDSTGKLGFHEFKYLWNNIKKWQNIYLSHDKDRSGTIGSGELPHAFQAAGFPLNDQLYKLIIRRYSNENGDMDFDNFIGCLVRLDAMCRAFKTLDKDNSGAIDLDIKEWLQLTMYS from the exons ATGTTTCTGACCAAGAGTTTGATCGGTGGCATCACCAACATTGTGAG CAACATCAACCCGTCTCAGTTCAGACCCTCAGACCCA CCGCCGCCACGTCGACCTCTGAACTACGGCGAGGCTCACGAGAACGATGAGGAGAAGCAGTTCAGGAAGGTCTTCCAGCAGCTGGCCGGAGAC GACATGGAGGTGAGCCCCACAGAGCTGAAGGACATCCTGAACAGAGTCATCTCTAGAC ATTCGAACCTGAAGACTGACGGCTTCAGTATTGAGTCCTGCAGGAGCATGGTTGCTGTGATGGAC AACGACAGCACAGGGAAACTGGGCTTCCATGAGTTTAAGTATCTGTGGAACAACATCAAGAAGTGGCAG AACATCTACCTGTCCCACGATAAGGACCGCTCGGGAACGATTGGCTCCGGGGAGCTGCCGCACGCCTTCCAGGCTGCAG GTTTCCCTCTGAACGACCAGCTCTACAAACTCATCATCCGCCGCTACAGCAACGAGAATGGAGACATGGACTTCGATAACTTCATCGGCTGTCTGGTGCGGCTGGACGCCATGTGCC GAGCGTTTAAGACCCTGGATAAGGACAACAGCGGCGCCATCGACCTGGACATCAAGGAG TGGCTCCAGCTGACGATGTACTCCTGA